The Nocardiopsis dassonvillei subsp. dassonvillei DSM 43111 genome contains a region encoding:
- a CDS encoding DUF350 domain-containing protein: MNEILLNALGALAYGGVGIVILVLGYLLTDLLTPGKLHVLIWENRNRNAVLLVSANTLGSAIVVTSAILSSESEIGLGAGLLSTAVYGLIGLGVMALSFVLIDLLVPAKIAQMISNDEPHPATWVSASAHVAIAVVIAAALT; encoded by the coding sequence ATGAACGAGATCCTCCTCAACGCGCTCGGAGCCCTCGCCTACGGCGGAGTGGGCATCGTCATCCTCGTGCTGGGCTACCTCCTCACCGACCTCCTCACCCCCGGCAAGCTGCACGTGCTGATCTGGGAGAACCGCAACCGCAACGCGGTCCTGCTCGTGTCGGCGAACACGCTGGGCTCGGCCATCGTCGTCACCTCGGCGATCCTCTCCAGCGAGTCCGAGATCGGCCTGGGCGCGGGCCTGCTCTCGACCGCCGTCTACGGCCTGATCGGCCTGGGCGTGATGGCGCTGTCGTTCGTGCTGATCGACCTCCTCGTCCCCGCCAAGATCGCCCAGATGATCAGCAACGACGAGCCGCACCCGGCCACCTGGGTGAGCGCCTCCGCGCACGTGGCGATCGCGGTCGTCATCGCCGCGGCCCTGACCTGA
- a CDS encoding DUF4178 domain-containing protein, whose amino-acid sequence MAIELLLLLILVGVAVVIGVLVYAQRAKKPKTAPEPPAPPRDPFADTGDSTAGDPRAIKAGDMIDWGTERTWIRGTLRLSEGGFTWSEHFLEVEGGKRWLSVEEDPDVELALWTGRPDLDIIPQGKSIELEGTVYRLQEKGTGSYRSEGTTGLKASGGLDYADYESDDGRLLSFERFDHGRWEASTGTKVAPGTFTIYPGS is encoded by the coding sequence TTGGCCATCGAACTCCTGCTGCTGCTCATCCTGGTCGGCGTCGCCGTCGTGATCGGCGTCCTGGTCTACGCGCAGCGCGCCAAGAAACCGAAAACGGCCCCCGAGCCCCCCGCGCCGCCTCGGGACCCCTTCGCCGACACGGGCGACAGCACCGCGGGCGACCCGCGCGCCATCAAGGCGGGCGACATGATCGACTGGGGCACCGAGCGGACCTGGATCCGCGGCACCCTGCGCCTGTCCGAGGGCGGCTTCACCTGGTCCGAGCACTTCCTGGAGGTCGAGGGCGGCAAGCGCTGGCTCTCGGTGGAGGAGGACCCCGACGTGGAGCTGGCCCTGTGGACCGGCCGCCCCGACCTGGACATCATCCCCCAGGGCAAGAGCATCGAGCTGGAGGGCACCGTCTACCGGCTCCAGGAGAAGGGCACCGGCTCCTACCGCTCCGAGGGCACCACCGGGCTCAAGGCCTCCGGGGGCCTGGACTACGCCGACTACGAGTCCGACGACGGACGGCTGCTGTCCTTCGAGCGCTTCGACCACGGGCGCTGGGAGGCCAGCACGGGCACCAAGGTCGCCCCGGGCACCTTCACCATCTACCCGGGGAGCTGA
- a CDS encoding sulfurtransferase, with amino-acid sequence MSELLTLPVAVSADWLREHRDRVVLVDSRWYLDGRSGRDAHRAGHLPGAVFTDLDTDLAAPASPEGGRHPLPSAADFAAALGRLGIGDDSSVVVYDDAGGSVAARLVWMLRVLGTPAAFLDGGLQAWAGELEEGDVTPRPVHRTPLPWPADRVVHTDTVRAEAGDPAHLLVDARARERYTGERPAPVDARPGHVPGARSAEWTANLGDDGLLAAPGILRERFAALGADSADTITAYCGSGVTACHDLLALEHAGYSGARLYPGSWSRWGGDDTLPVETGDPRA; translated from the coding sequence ATGTCCGAACTCCTGACCCTGCCGGTGGCCGTGTCGGCCGACTGGCTCCGCGAACACCGCGACCGGGTGGTCCTCGTCGACTCCCGGTGGTACCTCGACGGGCGCTCCGGCCGCGACGCCCACCGCGCCGGACACCTGCCCGGCGCCGTCTTCACCGACCTGGACACCGACCTGGCCGCCCCGGCCAGCCCCGAGGGCGGACGCCACCCGCTGCCCTCCGCGGCCGACTTCGCCGCCGCCCTCGGCCGCCTCGGCATCGGCGACGACTCCTCCGTGGTGGTCTACGACGACGCGGGCGGTTCCGTGGCCGCCCGCCTGGTGTGGATGCTGCGCGTGCTGGGGACCCCGGCGGCCTTCCTCGACGGGGGCCTCCAGGCGTGGGCCGGCGAACTGGAGGAGGGCGACGTCACCCCCCGGCCGGTGCACCGCACCCCCCTGCCCTGGCCCGCCGACCGCGTCGTGCACACCGACACCGTCCGCGCCGAGGCGGGCGATCCGGCACACCTGCTGGTCGACGCCCGCGCCCGCGAACGCTACACCGGTGAGCGGCCCGCACCCGTCGACGCCCGGCCGGGGCACGTGCCGGGCGCCCGCAGCGCCGAGTGGACCGCGAACCTGGGCGATGACGGGCTCCTGGCCGCCCCGGGAATCCTGCGTGAACGCTTCGCCGCCCTCGGCGCCGACTCCGCCGACACCATCACCGCCTACTGCGGGTCGGGGGTCACCGCCTGCCACGACCTGCTCGCCCTGGAGCACGCCGGGTACTCCGGCGCCCGCCTCTACCCGGGGTCGTGGAGCCGTTGGGGAGGCGACGACACCCTCCCTGTGGAGACCGGCGACCCCCGGGCCTGA
- a CDS encoding transcriptional regulator, producing the protein MTALHRPGGGASAGGAAARQPILETGPRLAMCALLQSAKWVDFATVRDLLGVSDPMVSKHSRTLEDAGLLEVRKGAVGRRPKTWFRLTPVGRTTLQSHLAWLTGLGSAVEPDT; encoded by the coding sequence GTGACCGCGCTGCACCGCCCCGGCGGCGGCGCCTCCGCCGGAGGCGCCGCCGCACGCCAACCGATCCTGGAGACCGGCCCGCGCCTGGCGATGTGCGCGCTGTTGCAGAGCGCCAAGTGGGTCGACTTCGCCACCGTGCGCGACCTGCTCGGCGTCAGCGATCCGATGGTCTCCAAGCACAGCCGCACCCTGGAGGACGCCGGACTGCTCGAAGTCCGCAAGGGAGCGGTCGGGCGCCGACCGAAAACCTGGTTCCGCCTGACCCCGGTCGGACGAACGACCCTGCAGAGCCACCTGGCCTGGCTGACCGGCCTGGGATCAGCGGTCGAGCCCGACACCTGA
- a CDS encoding peptidoglycan recognition protein family protein, which produces MPRPSKYVSRSDLGWGSSPATRANPRSGLVIHYDSTDQGLAAKDHSACLKYWRDTRSFHTGPSRGWADVGYSFMSCSHGYVIEGRGLYKTQAAQPGGNTSHYSVTLATGPTDAITPEQINAVRALRQWLMEPDTSIAGTVLGHRDFVSTSCPGDKAYALVRDGTFEKPPGEITEVNDMLGLAIGSTGDAVKLLQLKVTRAGFGDTLGAGGVDGDYGEATAEAVRLTRKYVGSRALPGYGDKMTAHAVDQVEAAVIKRALAGGAAKAEAPAEEATPA; this is translated from the coding sequence ATGCCTCGACCGAGCAAATACGTCTCTCGGTCCGATCTGGGATGGGGTTCCTCGCCCGCGACCCGGGCCAATCCCCGATCCGGACTGGTCATCCACTACGACAGCACCGACCAGGGGCTGGCCGCGAAGGACCACTCGGCCTGCCTCAAGTACTGGCGCGACACCCGCTCCTTCCACACCGGCCCCTCCCGCGGCTGGGCCGACGTCGGATATTCCTTTATGTCCTGTTCGCACGGATATGTCATTGAAGGCCGGGGGCTGTACAAGACCCAGGCCGCGCAGCCGGGGGGCAACACCTCCCACTACTCGGTGACCCTGGCCACCGGTCCCACGGACGCCATCACCCCGGAGCAGATCAACGCCGTGCGCGCGCTCCGCCAGTGGCTGATGGAACCGGACACCTCGATCGCCGGAACGGTGCTCGGGCACCGCGACTTCGTCTCCACCTCGTGTCCGGGCGACAAGGCCTACGCCCTCGTCCGCGACGGCACGTTCGAAAAGCCCCCCGGGGAGATCACGGAGGTAAACGACATGCTCGGACTCGCGATCGGCAGTACGGGGGACGCGGTCAAGCTCCTCCAGCTCAAGGTCACCCGGGCGGGCTTCGGCGACACCCTGGGCGCGGGCGGGGTCGACGGCGACTACGGGGAGGCCACCGCCGAGGCCGTGCGACTGACCCGCAAGTACGTCGGCAGCCGCGCCCTGCCCGGGTACGGCGACAAGATGACCGCCCACGCCGTCGACCAGGTGGAGGCCGCCGTCATCAAGCGCGCGCTGGCGGGGGGCGCCGCGAAGGCGGAGGCCCCCGCGGAGGAGGCCACCCCGGCGTAG
- a CDS encoding cyclin family protein: protein MVDWLTMTIQMVSLALAGWCLVSTLRDQPMVVPHLVGMAVLWLLVLGQVTATVVTMVGGERPAETAMFVSYLATVALLPPACAVWGFMERSRWGPAVIAFACLILPVLFVRLEQLWSPVV, encoded by the coding sequence GTGGTCGACTGGCTGACCATGACGATTCAGATGGTGTCACTGGCGTTGGCCGGGTGGTGCCTCGTCTCGACCTTGCGCGACCAGCCCATGGTGGTCCCGCACCTGGTAGGCATGGCTGTCCTGTGGCTGCTCGTGCTCGGACAGGTGACCGCCACCGTCGTCACCATGGTCGGCGGCGAGCGGCCCGCCGAGACGGCCATGTTCGTGTCCTATCTGGCCACGGTCGCCCTGCTGCCGCCCGCGTGCGCCGTGTGGGGCTTCATGGAGCGGAGCAGGTGGGGCCCGGCGGTGATCGCCTTCGCGTGCCTGATCCTGCCCGTCCTGTTCGTCCGCCTCGAACAGCTCTGGAGCCCCGTTGTCTGA
- a CDS encoding TetR/AcrR family transcriptional regulator → MAKGGGGRRTSEETRERLLAAASEVVREEGYAGASARAIAARAEANSALVFYHFGGVDQLLLAALDRSSAERMAMYREIAARANTLEELVEAAMLIYRTDLERGYITEFSELVAAAVTKPELRTQIRDRSEPWIAFIEQEWNRVLGGSALGKLLPAREVAYGAITFYLGVNLFSVLDEDHSRTEAVFDLARGLAPRAKLLTLRLPRRDRGVGSPADEEDA, encoded by the coding sequence ATGGCCAAGGGCGGCGGAGGACGGCGCACGAGCGAGGAGACCAGGGAGCGGCTCCTGGCGGCGGCCAGCGAGGTCGTGCGCGAGGAGGGCTACGCCGGGGCGTCGGCGCGCGCCATCGCCGCGCGCGCGGAGGCCAACTCGGCGCTGGTCTTCTACCACTTCGGCGGGGTCGACCAGCTGCTGCTGGCGGCGCTGGACCGCTCCAGCGCCGAGCGCATGGCCATGTACCGGGAGATCGCGGCGCGGGCGAACACCCTGGAGGAGCTGGTGGAGGCGGCGATGCTCATCTACCGGACCGACCTGGAGCGCGGCTACATCACCGAGTTCTCCGAACTGGTGGCCGCCGCCGTCACCAAACCGGAGCTGCGCACGCAGATCCGGGACCGCTCGGAGCCGTGGATCGCCTTCATCGAGCAGGAGTGGAACCGCGTCCTGGGCGGATCCGCCCTCGGGAAGCTGCTGCCCGCCCGCGAGGTGGCCTACGGAGCGATCACGTTCTACCTGGGGGTGAACCTGTTCTCGGTGCTCGACGAGGACCACTCGCGCACCGAGGCGGTGTTCGACCTGGCCCGCGGGCTGGCCCCCCGGGCCAAGCTCCTGACGCTGCGCCTGCCGCGCCGCGACCGGGGGGTAGGCTCGCCCGCGGACGAGGAGGACGCATGA
- a CDS encoding bifunctional ADP-dependent NAD(P)H-hydrate dehydratase/NAD(P)H-hydrate epimerase, which translates to MRSAHTADTVREAERALMARLPEGALMRRAATALAAECARLLPRVYGARVVLMVGGGDNGGDALYAGAALAARGAAVRALIAGRRVHEGGIAALRSAGGRVRWFTDALADESDLFDADLVVDGLVGIGGSGGLRRPHSTLALLAANAPVPVVAVDLPSGVDADTGEVAGHAVRADVTVTFGTHKPGLFVDPGAERAGRVRLVDIGLTPELPGPELVSPRAADIASLLPVAGAESDKYRRGVLAVRAGSDRYRGAAVLCVGGALRTGVGMVRYGGGPAVVDQVLARWPETVASLLDPQNSTDLSPGRVSAVVVGSGRGTHPANADELRAVLDSDVPVLVDADGLTLLTGQWGEPLCELLRERKAHTLLTPHAGELARMLGADRGDVEARRLEHAARARDRFGCTVLLKGSTTVIAHPGAPVVVNPTGTPLLATAGTGDVLSGVVGALLAAGLPAREAAMCGAYLHGRAASLARDGAPISASDLLEALPLAVAEVRRAA; encoded by the coding sequence GTGCGCTCCGCACACACCGCCGACACCGTCCGCGAGGCCGAGCGCGCGCTCATGGCGCGCCTCCCCGAGGGGGCCCTCATGCGCAGGGCGGCCACCGCACTCGCCGCCGAGTGCGCGCGGCTGCTGCCCCGTGTGTACGGGGCACGGGTCGTCCTCATGGTCGGCGGCGGCGACAACGGGGGCGACGCGCTGTACGCGGGCGCCGCGCTGGCCGCCCGGGGCGCGGCCGTGCGCGCCCTGATCGCCGGGCGGCGCGTCCACGAGGGCGGGATCGCCGCCCTGCGGTCGGCGGGAGGGCGGGTCCGCTGGTTCACCGACGCCCTCGCCGACGAGAGCGACCTGTTCGACGCCGACCTCGTCGTGGACGGGCTCGTGGGCATCGGCGGCAGCGGAGGCCTGCGCAGGCCGCACTCCACCCTGGCCCTGCTCGCCGCCAACGCGCCCGTCCCCGTGGTCGCCGTGGACCTGCCCAGCGGGGTGGACGCCGACACCGGCGAGGTGGCCGGGCACGCCGTCCGCGCCGACGTCACGGTCACCTTCGGCACCCACAAGCCCGGCCTGTTCGTCGATCCGGGCGCCGAACGCGCGGGCCGGGTCCGTCTCGTGGACATCGGGCTGACCCCGGAGCTGCCCGGGCCCGAGCTGGTCAGTCCGCGGGCTGCGGACATCGCCTCCCTCCTGCCGGTCGCCGGGGCGGAGTCGGACAAGTACCGGCGGGGCGTCCTCGCCGTCCGCGCGGGCTCCGACCGCTACCGGGGCGCCGCCGTCCTGTGCGTGGGCGGAGCGCTGCGCACCGGGGTCGGCATGGTGCGCTACGGGGGCGGCCCGGCCGTGGTCGACCAGGTGCTCGCCCGCTGGCCGGAGACCGTCGCCAGCCTCCTCGACCCGCAGAACAGCACCGACCTGTCGCCCGGGCGGGTGTCCGCCGTCGTGGTCGGCTCCGGCCGGGGCACGCACCCGGCCAACGCCGACGAGCTCCGAGCGGTCCTGGACAGCGACGTCCCGGTGCTGGTGGACGCGGACGGGCTCACCCTGCTCACCGGGCAGTGGGGCGAACCGCTGTGCGAGCTGCTGCGGGAGCGGAAGGCGCACACGCTCCTGACGCCGCACGCCGGGGAGCTGGCCCGGATGCTGGGCGCGGACCGGGGGGACGTCGAGGCGCGCCGTCTGGAGCACGCGGCCCGCGCCCGCGACCGTTTCGGGTGCACCGTCCTGCTCAAGGGGTCGACCACGGTGATCGCGCACCCGGGGGCCCCGGTGGTCGTCAACCCGACCGGAACGCCGCTGCTGGCCACCGCCGGGACCGGAGACGTGCTGTCGGGGGTGGTCGGCGCGCTCCTGGCCGCCGGGCTGCCCGCGAGGGAGGCGGCGATGTGCGGCGCCTACCTGCACGGACGCGCCGCCTCGCTGGCCCGGGACGGTGCCCCGATCAGCGCGTCCGACCTGTTGGAGGCGCTGCCGCTCGCGGTGGCCGAGGTCCGCCGGGCGGCCTGA
- a CDS encoding DUF4352 domain-containing protein codes for MSYPQYPSGPQQPPHGDGTGGYQSYGGQPGYGAPGGGYGDPSGGQPPYGGPGGPPPGQPPYGGMPPGGPGDPYGPPPKKGMSTGAKVGLGIGGGCLGLVLIVVIVIVIIASMAGGGDSTSTSTSSAPTQQEGTQESEGGAAEEPANEQGVTLTATAAGTAGDTIDDTVYTVLDVELTNNGDEPLDINPLYFTTVLSDGTERTDWADAIFADIQHIEVGTLAPGSSVSGQIAVVGEVVVTEVRYDPSFGMEDPIVTTVQ; via the coding sequence TTGTCCTATCCCCAGTACCCTTCCGGCCCCCAGCAGCCTCCCCACGGTGACGGCACCGGCGGCTACCAGTCCTACGGCGGCCAGCCCGGCTACGGCGCTCCCGGCGGGGGCTACGGCGACCCGTCCGGCGGTCAGCCGCCCTACGGCGGTCCGGGCGGTCCGCCCCCCGGCCAGCCCCCCTACGGCGGCATGCCCCCCGGTGGTCCCGGAGACCCCTACGGCCCGCCGCCGAAGAAGGGCATGTCCACCGGCGCCAAGGTCGGCCTCGGCATCGGCGGCGGCTGCCTCGGCCTGGTGCTCATCGTGGTCATCGTCATCGTGATCATCGCCTCCATGGCGGGCGGCGGCGACAGCACGTCGACCTCCACGTCCTCGGCCCCCACCCAGCAGGAGGGCACGCAGGAGTCCGAGGGCGGCGCGGCCGAGGAGCCCGCCAACGAGCAGGGCGTCACCCTGACCGCCACCGCCGCGGGCACGGCCGGTGACACCATCGACGACACCGTCTACACGGTGCTCGACGTCGAGCTCACCAACAACGGCGACGAGCCGCTCGACATCAACCCGCTGTACTTCACGACCGTGCTCTCCGACGGGACCGAGCGCACCGACTGGGCCGACGCGATCTTCGCCGACATCCAGCACATCGAGGTCGGCACCCTCGCGCCCGGCTCCTCGGTCTCGGGGCAGATCGCCGTGGTAGGCGAGGTCGTGGTGACCGAGGTCCGCTACGACCCCAGTTTCGGCATGGAGGACCCGATCGTCACGACGGTCCAGTAG
- a CDS encoding excalibur calcium-binding domain-containing protein, translating into MSLPPRSPATVSTGGKIGLGCLGCFGALVLTVMIGSCASALAGGGSDQAGPPPPAATVTATVSETVEPTATATEEVEVEVTVTATETVTETVTERPDDGGSGGSGSGGGGGGDTGGAPAYYENCDAARAAGAAPVRRGDPGYGSHLDRDGDGVACE; encoded by the coding sequence GTGTCCCTGCCCCCGCGTTCCCCCGCCACCGTGTCCACCGGCGGCAAGATCGGCCTCGGATGCCTGGGGTGCTTCGGCGCCCTGGTCCTGACCGTGATGATCGGCTCCTGCGCCAGTGCGCTGGCCGGAGGCGGCTCCGACCAGGCGGGGCCGCCGCCCCCGGCCGCCACGGTGACCGCGACCGTGTCCGAGACGGTGGAGCCGACCGCCACCGCGACCGAGGAGGTCGAGGTGGAGGTGACGGTCACCGCCACGGAGACCGTCACGGAGACGGTGACCGAGCGCCCGGACGACGGCGGCAGTGGCGGGAGCGGCAGCGGCGGGGGCGGCGGAGGCGACACCGGCGGCGCCCCGGCCTACTACGAGAACTGCGACGCGGCGCGCGCCGCGGGTGCGGCGCCCGTACGCCGCGGCGACCCGGGCTACGGCTCCCACCTGGACCGCGACGGCGACGGCGTCGCCTGCGAGTGA
- a CDS encoding methyltransferase, with the protein MIPELPAALVRGVGLFAPLLLLAGLCLWRAPRPREVAAMLVAGAWALLTLVPLNLYALRAGWWSFHAEGAVWLGMPVDLLLAWAVLWGALPALLLRLLPVPLLSGLLVWVDVIVMPLAEPVVVLGPLWLLGEFVGSALCLIPALMLAYWTRTGQLVHARMWAQALLAFGAMVVLPLAALDSLPGPGTAFVAAQVLAPVCLPGLAAAREFARVGGGTPLPFDPPSRLVTSGPYAYLRNPMQATVAGVYLVLAPVTGDPWLLLGALVAFAYGAGFAAWHEGGQLRAAFGGDWDAYRAGVRSWLPRWRPWPGRAPGTLYVAADCAMCRGLGGWLTARAPVALEPRPAAEHPEVLYRLTYENSEGLRWSGVSALARALEHLHLGWALAGWALDLPGVRHFAQLCADAFGAGPRPSREPLGEGGGEAGAPRGGGAPAPGARV; encoded by the coding sequence ATGATCCCGGAACTGCCCGCGGCGCTGGTCCGCGGCGTCGGCCTGTTCGCCCCGCTGCTCCTGCTGGCCGGACTGTGCCTGTGGCGCGCGCCCCGCCCGCGCGAGGTCGCGGCGATGCTGGTGGCCGGGGCGTGGGCCCTGCTCACGCTCGTCCCGCTCAACCTGTACGCGCTGCGCGCGGGCTGGTGGTCCTTCCACGCCGAGGGCGCGGTGTGGCTGGGCATGCCCGTGGACCTGCTGCTGGCCTGGGCGGTGCTGTGGGGCGCGCTGCCCGCGCTGCTGCTGCGCCTGCTGCCGGTGCCGCTGCTCAGCGGCCTGCTCGTGTGGGTGGACGTCATCGTCATGCCGCTCGCCGAACCCGTCGTGGTGCTGGGCCCGCTCTGGCTGCTCGGCGAGTTCGTCGGCTCCGCGCTGTGCCTGATCCCCGCGCTGATGCTGGCCTACTGGACGCGCACCGGCCAGCTGGTGCACGCCCGGATGTGGGCGCAGGCGCTCCTGGCGTTCGGGGCCATGGTGGTCCTGCCGCTGGCCGCGCTGGACTCCCTGCCCGGTCCGGGCACGGCCTTCGTGGCAGCCCAGGTCCTGGCCCCGGTGTGCCTGCCGGGACTGGCGGCGGCCCGCGAGTTCGCGCGGGTGGGCGGCGGCACCCCGCTGCCCTTCGACCCGCCGTCGCGGCTGGTCACCAGCGGCCCCTACGCCTACCTGCGCAACCCGATGCAGGCCACCGTCGCCGGGGTGTACCTGGTCCTGGCCCCGGTGACCGGCGACCCGTGGCTGCTGCTCGGCGCGCTCGTGGCCTTCGCCTACGGCGCGGGGTTCGCCGCCTGGCACGAGGGCGGTCAGCTGCGGGCGGCGTTCGGCGGGGACTGGGATGCCTACCGGGCGGGCGTGCGGTCCTGGCTGCCCCGGTGGCGGCCGTGGCCCGGCCGCGCGCCGGGCACGCTGTACGTGGCCGCGGACTGCGCCATGTGCCGGGGCCTGGGCGGCTGGCTCACCGCCCGCGCGCCGGTGGCGCTGGAGCCGCGACCTGCGGCGGAGCACCCCGAGGTGCTGTACCGCCTCACCTACGAGAACTCCGAGGGACTGCGCTGGAGCGGGGTGTCGGCGCTGGCCCGGGCGCTGGAGCACCTGCACCTGGGGTGGGCGCTCGCGGGCTGGGCGCTCGACCTGCCGGGGGTGCGGCACTTCGCGCAGCTGTGCGCGGACGCCTTCGGAGCCGGACCGCGGCCCTCGCGCGAACCCCTCGGCGAAGGAGGAGGGGAGGCGGGCGCTCCCCGCGGCGGTGGGGCGCCCGCGCCCGGCGCGCGGGTGTGA
- a CDS encoding NUDIX hydrolase, translating into MSTGITVAPGIEFPDTADGRTHVAAAVIADDRGRVFAQRRSPTRKVFPHCWDIVGGHVEQGETMLEGLAREVGEETGWRLTGVLAELFRLDWDPGDGLTRHEVDYLVRVEGDLDAPRLEPGKHTEFLWVDDSLVHRLRDDRDPGDYFITDIVQRGIDAARALGTRTTRDQG; encoded by the coding sequence ATGAGCACAGGCATCACGGTGGCCCCCGGGATCGAGTTCCCCGACACCGCCGACGGCCGGACCCACGTGGCGGCCGCGGTGATCGCCGACGACCGGGGAAGGGTCTTCGCCCAGCGCCGGTCCCCCACGCGCAAGGTGTTCCCGCACTGCTGGGACATCGTCGGCGGACACGTCGAGCAGGGCGAGACCATGCTGGAGGGGTTGGCGCGCGAGGTCGGGGAGGAGACCGGCTGGCGGCTGACCGGGGTGCTGGCGGAGCTGTTCCGGCTGGACTGGGACCCCGGGGACGGCCTGACCCGGCACGAGGTGGACTACCTGGTGCGGGTGGAGGGCGACCTGGACGCGCCCCGCCTGGAGCCGGGCAAGCACACCGAGTTCCTGTGGGTGGACGACTCCCTGGTGCACCGGCTGCGCGACGACCGCGACCCGGGCGACTACTTCATCACCGACATCGTGCAGCGGGGCATCGACGCCGCCCGCGCGCTGGGCACTCGGACGACGCGGGACCAGGGTTAG
- a CDS encoding DUF2617 family protein, which yields MRASISAPFVDTSADDLVWALRHPLVDPLAARTVRVPGARVELRVLGASHQVVVTPEPSPGALVPEEPLVETVACLPGLPGGLPGSADRPDLGGYRFGSRVESLSRTELARRVEGIHREVDDSPGGLLVAFPGDPLAVTALHLVPGGPLGWRTWHAYPQSGELVTTTSTVTLPPTSGRTAP from the coding sequence GTGCGCGCGAGCATCAGCGCCCCCTTCGTCGACACCAGCGCCGACGACCTGGTCTGGGCCCTGCGCCACCCGCTGGTCGACCCCCTGGCCGCCCGCACCGTCCGGGTGCCGGGGGCCCGGGTCGAGCTGCGGGTGCTCGGCGCCTCCCACCAGGTGGTCGTCACGCCGGAGCCGTCGCCCGGGGCCCTGGTGCCCGAGGAGCCGCTGGTGGAGACGGTGGCCTGCCTGCCCGGCCTCCCCGGCGGTCTGCCCGGCAGCGCCGACCGCCCCGACCTGGGCGGCTACCGTTTCGGCTCGCGCGTGGAGTCCCTGTCCCGCACCGAGCTGGCCCGCCGGGTGGAGGGGATCCACCGGGAGGTGGACGACTCCCCCGGCGGCCTGCTCGTCGCCTTCCCCGGCGATCCGCTGGCGGTCACCGCGCTGCACCTGGTCCCCGGCGGACCACTCGGCTGGCGCACCTGGCACGCCTACCCCCAGAGCGGCGAGCTGGTGACGACCACCTCGACCGTGACCCTTCCCCCCACTTCCGGGAGAACCGCACCATGA